The following are encoded together in the Arthrobacter sp. Y-9 genome:
- a CDS encoding ParA family protein — MRVVSVSSLKGGVGKTSVTTGLASAALAAGVPTLVVDLDPHADASTALGTSAGRVTDIGRLLKTARRARLADHLTPSSWADGQGTLDVAIGSAYSGIYDRPDLGRRDLRRLRQLLEPVTGYDLVLIDCPPSLNGLTRMAWNASDDVVLVAEPGLFSVAGTERTLRAIDMFRREFSPRLNPAGIVANRVRLGSSEHMYRLDEMRSMFGPLLLEPVVPELANWQQIQGAAHAVHQWPGDSAKGVAAVYDQLLAAIRKA; from the coding sequence GTGCGAGTCGTAAGCGTCAGCAGTCTCAAAGGTGGAGTGGGCAAGACCTCTGTCACCACGGGATTGGCATCCGCTGCACTGGCCGCTGGTGTCCCCACCCTCGTGGTGGACCTTGATCCCCATGCCGACGCCTCCACCGCCCTCGGAACCAGCGCCGGCCGTGTCACCGACATCGGCAGGCTCCTGAAGACCGCACGGCGGGCTCGTCTGGCGGATCACCTCACGCCGAGCTCCTGGGCCGACGGACAGGGCACTCTGGACGTGGCCATCGGTTCCGCCTACTCAGGCATCTACGACCGCCCGGATCTGGGCCGTCGCGACCTCCGCCGGCTCCGGCAGCTGCTGGAGCCCGTCACCGGTTACGACCTGGTGCTCATCGACTGCCCGCCGTCGCTCAACGGTCTGACGCGGATGGCCTGGAACGCCAGCGACGACGTCGTCCTGGTCGCCGAGCCTGGTCTGTTCTCCGTCGCGGGCACCGAGCGGACGCTGCGCGCCATCGACATGTTCCGCCGCGAGTTCTCCCCCCGGCTCAATCCCGCCGGGATCGTGGCCAACCGTGTCCGCCTCGGGTCGAGCGAGCACATGTACCGTCTGGACGAGATGCGTTCCATGTTCGGCCCCCTGCTCCTGGAGCCGGTGGTGCCGGAACTGGCGAACTGGCAGCAGATCCAGGGCGCAGCGCACGCCGTGCACCAGTGGCCGGGCGACTCGGCCAAGGGCGTCGCGGCCGTCTACGATCAGCTTCTCGCGGCCATCCGCAAGGCCTGA
- a CDS encoding bifunctional nuclease family protein translates to MIEVEVVGVRIELPGNQPLVLLKETKGERHVPIWIGPPEASAIALAQQGVVPPRPLTHDLMLDVIQALGRSLVSVTIVSVEDSVFYAQLQFDDGTSVSSRASDALALALRSHCRIWCAEQVLDDAGVLIEIQDEDAEVARPAGGHEDEDPDDAAAAAAPATAEQEQELRQFREFLNGVEPEDFEP, encoded by the coding sequence ATGATCGAGGTAGAGGTGGTCGGAGTCCGGATCGAGCTTCCGGGCAACCAGCCTCTGGTGCTTCTGAAGGAGACCAAGGGGGAGCGGCACGTTCCCATCTGGATCGGTCCTCCGGAGGCCAGTGCCATCGCGCTGGCTCAGCAGGGCGTGGTCCCGCCGCGTCCGCTCACCCACGACCTCATGCTGGACGTCATCCAGGCCCTCGGCCGTTCCCTCGTGTCCGTGACGATCGTGAGCGTGGAGGACTCGGTCTTCTACGCGCAGCTGCAGTTCGACGACGGCACGAGCGTGAGTTCCCGCGCCTCCGACGCGCTGGCGCTGGCCCTTCGCAGCCACTGCCGGATCTGGTGCGCCGAACAGGTCCTGGACGACGCAGGAGTCCTCATCGAGATCCAGGACGAGGACGCCGAGGTCGCACGACCCGCCGGCGGACACGAGGATGAGGACCCGGACGACGCCGCGGCGGCCGCCGCCCCCGCGACCGCCGAGCAGGAGCAGGAACTCCGGCAGTTCCGCGAATTCCTCAATGGCGTGGAACCCGAGGATTTCGAGCCCTGA
- a CDS encoding amidohydrolase: MLLRNVRPWGGAASDVLLDGELIAAIRPHDPVAAAEPGQDVVDGRGRLLLPAFSDVHVHLDSTRIGLPFREHTGRPGVWGMMSNDRENWRSAEIPLGERVAGTLERMIGRGTTRVRSFAQVDVDTGLEKYEAVVAAKEKFAGQAEVQIMVFPQAGILLEEGTPELLEEALRQGADVMGGIDPCQLDRDPVRHLDIVFGLAEKYQVEVDVHLHEPTDLAIFSTELIMERTRALGMQGKVNLSHAYTLGGSSEATTRSLIERMAELDISLTTVAPAAAGQLPLQDLTAAGVRVGLGEDGQRDYWSPYGNCDLLDRAWQLAFTRGFRADRLVEHAVAVATRGGASIMDHSLARLASVDDRPGLDVGDRADVVLVDGETVTSAVMDRGTDRTVLHRGRVVADQYRVEGGAGY, encoded by the coding sequence ATGCTCCTCCGCAACGTCCGACCCTGGGGCGGCGCCGCCTCCGATGTCCTGCTCGACGGCGAGCTGATCGCCGCCATCCGGCCGCATGACCCGGTCGCGGCCGCGGAACCCGGGCAGGATGTCGTCGACGGCCGGGGGCGCCTGCTGCTGCCGGCCTTCAGCGACGTCCACGTGCACCTGGACTCGACACGGATCGGGCTGCCGTTCCGGGAGCACACGGGCCGTCCGGGCGTCTGGGGGATGATGAGCAACGACCGGGAGAACTGGCGCTCGGCCGAGATCCCGCTCGGGGAGCGCGTGGCCGGCACGCTGGAACGCATGATCGGACGGGGCACCACGCGGGTCCGGTCCTTCGCCCAGGTGGACGTCGACACGGGCCTGGAGAAGTACGAGGCCGTGGTGGCCGCGAAGGAGAAGTTCGCCGGGCAGGCGGAGGTCCAGATCATGGTCTTCCCGCAAGCGGGCATCCTCCTGGAAGAGGGCACCCCGGAACTGCTCGAGGAGGCCCTGCGGCAGGGCGCGGACGTCATGGGCGGCATCGATCCGTGCCAGCTGGACCGGGACCCGGTCCGCCATCTGGACATCGTCTTCGGCCTGGCCGAGAAGTACCAGGTCGAGGTGGACGTCCACCTCCACGAGCCCACCGATCTCGCGATCTTCAGCACCGAGCTGATCATGGAACGGACCCGGGCGCTCGGGATGCAGGGCAAGGTCAATCTGTCCCACGCGTACACGCTGGGCGGATCCTCTGAGGCCACGACCCGTTCCCTGATCGAGCGAATGGCGGAGCTCGACATCTCCCTCACCACCGTGGCGCCCGCCGCGGCCGGTCAGCTTCCCCTCCAGGACCTCACCGCGGCCGGGGTGCGCGTCGGCCTGGGGGAGGACGGCCAGCGGGACTATTGGAGTCCTTATGGCAACTGCGACCTTCTGGACCGCGCCTGGCAGCTCGCCTTCACCCGTGGCTTCCGGGCCGACCGCCTGGTGGAACACGCGGTCGCCGTCGCCACACGGGGCGGTGCGAGCATCATGGACCACTCCCTGGCCCGCCTGGCGAGCGTCGACGACCGTCCCGGCCTCGACGTCGGTGACCGCGCCGACGTCGTGCTGGTGGACGGCGAGACCGTGACCAGCGCCGTGATGGACCGCGGCACTGACCGCACCGTGCTGCACCGCGGCCGCGTGGTCGCCGATCAGTACCGAGTCGAGGGCGGCGCCGGCTACTGA
- a CDS encoding serine hydrolase, whose amino-acid sequence MSVENGTRMPASAVTVADWQDPANLCWSFQHMDTLFPTRTIRPGAAVVLEDRPWELSGLPVALPDGTGSTVGSVLDDTDTDAWLVLHGRTVIAEQYCGAMTPHTRHLLMSVSKSLVSSVVGALAARGSLDVERTVGEYVPELRTAGYGGARLRDLLDMRSGIRFSEEYLDPASEVRALDESVGWAPRRPGGPASLKEFLATLEQEREHGGYFDYRSCETDVLGWVCEAAGGKPFAELATELLWSRLGAADPAFITVDSEGTGMFDGGICATLRDLACFGAMIRDGGVALNGERVLPAEWVDDIFAGGPDSTEAFAAGPEAEHTPGGRYRSQFWFLDGRPDVAFCLGIHGQMVYINRTTGVVGVKFSSSALPVDPVKGPATAAMFDAISAHLAS is encoded by the coding sequence ATGAGCGTGGAGAACGGGACGAGAATGCCGGCAAGCGCCGTCACCGTCGCCGACTGGCAGGACCCGGCGAACCTGTGCTGGTCCTTCCAGCACATGGACACCTTGTTCCCGACGCGCACCATCAGGCCCGGCGCCGCCGTGGTCCTGGAGGACCGTCCGTGGGAGCTGTCCGGTCTGCCCGTCGCCCTGCCGGACGGCACCGGGTCGACGGTGGGGTCGGTCCTGGATGACACGGACACGGACGCCTGGCTCGTGCTGCACGGGCGGACAGTCATCGCCGAACAGTACTGCGGCGCCATGACACCGCACACCCGCCACCTGCTCATGTCCGTGAGCAAGTCGCTCGTGTCTTCGGTCGTCGGCGCTCTGGCGGCCCGGGGGTCCCTCGACGTCGAGCGGACGGTGGGGGAGTACGTGCCGGAACTCCGGACCGCAGGCTATGGCGGGGCGCGGCTCCGCGACCTCCTGGACATGCGCAGTGGGATCCGCTTCTCCGAGGAGTACCTGGACCCGGCCTCCGAGGTGCGGGCGCTGGACGAATCGGTGGGCTGGGCGCCGCGGCGTCCGGGTGGCCCCGCCTCGCTGAAGGAATTCCTCGCGACGCTCGAGCAGGAACGGGAACACGGCGGCTACTTCGACTACCGCAGCTGCGAGACGGACGTCCTGGGCTGGGTGTGCGAGGCGGCCGGCGGGAAGCCCTTCGCCGAGCTCGCCACGGAGCTGCTGTGGAGCCGTCTGGGCGCCGCCGACCCCGCGTTCATCACAGTGGACTCCGAGGGCACCGGGATGTTCGACGGCGGCATCTGCGCGACCCTGCGCGATCTCGCCTGCTTCGGCGCCATGATCCGTGACGGCGGGGTGGCGCTGAACGGCGAACGGGTGCTCCCGGCGGAGTGGGTCGACGACATCTTCGCGGGCGGTCCGGATTCCACGGAGGCGTTCGCCGCCGGTCCGGAGGCCGAGCACACGCCGGGCGGGCGGTACAGGAGCCAGTTCTGGTTCCTGGATGGGCGTCCGGATGTGGCGTTCTGCCTCGGGATCCACGGTCAGATGGTCTACATCAACCGCACCACGGGGGTGGTCGGGGTGAAGTTCTCCAGCTCCGCCCTTCCGGTGGACCCGGTGAAGGGTCCCGCCACTGCCGCGATGTTCGACGCGATCAGCGCCCACCTGGCGTCCTGA
- a CDS encoding MerR family transcriptional regulator has product MSPKGDAGKRQHAGAPIAPAAGAQGLLFSEDLPLLDEDAGYRGPTACKAAGITYRQLDYWARTGLVEPTVRGAAGSGSQRLYSFRDILVLKVVKRLLDTGVSLQQIRSAVEHLRERGVEDLAQITLMSDGASVYECTSADEVIDLVQGGQGVFGIAVGRVWREVEGTLAELPSEHALSQDFPEDELSRRRAQKKIS; this is encoded by the coding sequence GTGAGTCCGAAAGGCGACGCGGGCAAGCGCCAGCACGCAGGCGCACCCATTGCCCCCGCTGCGGGCGCCCAGGGGCTGCTGTTCAGCGAGGACCTGCCGCTCCTGGACGAGGACGCCGGCTACCGCGGTCCCACCGCTTGCAAGGCGGCCGGGATCACCTACCGTCAGCTGGACTACTGGGCCCGGACGGGTCTCGTGGAGCCGACGGTGCGCGGTGCGGCCGGTTCCGGCTCCCAGCGCCTCTACAGCTTCCGGGACATCCTGGTGCTCAAGGTGGTCAAGCGTCTCCTTGACACCGGAGTCTCCCTCCAGCAGATCCGTTCCGCCGTGGAGCATCTGCGGGAGCGCGGCGTGGAGGACCTCGCCCAGATCACGCTCATGAGCGATGGCGCCAGCGTCTACGAGTGCACCTCCGCCGACGAGGTCATCGACCTGGTCCAGGGCGGCCAGGGCGTGTTCGGCATCGCCGTGGGCCGTGTCTGGCGTGAGGTCGAAGGCACCCTGGCGGAGCTGCCGAGCGAGCACGCGCTGTCCCAGGATTTCCCCGAGGACGAGCTCAGCCGCCGTCGGGCGCAGAAGAAGATCAGCTGA
- the gcvH gene encoding glycine cleavage system protein GcvH yields MSNIPAELSYTAEHEWVASTEQDGVVRVGITDFAQDALGDVVYAQVPEAGTSVTANDVVGEVESTKSVSDIYAPVSGEIVARNESLDADPALINSDPYGAGWLFEVRIAGADELSGLLSAEAYGQQVG; encoded by the coding sequence ATGAGCAACATCCCCGCAGAGCTGTCCTACACCGCCGAACACGAATGGGTTGCGAGCACGGAGCAGGACGGTGTGGTGCGAGTCGGCATCACCGATTTCGCCCAGGACGCGCTCGGCGATGTCGTGTACGCACAGGTGCCCGAGGCAGGGACCTCCGTGACCGCCAACGACGTCGTCGGCGAGGTGGAGTCCACCAAGAGCGTCAGCGACATCTACGCACCGGTGTCGGGTGAGATCGTGGCCCGCAACGAGTCGCTGGACGCCGATCCGGCGCTCATCAACTCCGATCCGTACGGCGCCGGCTGGCTTTTCGAGGTCCGCATCGCCGGTGCGGACGAACTGTCGGGCCTGCTCAGCGCCGAAGCGTACGGTCAGCAGGTAGGCTAG
- a CDS encoding FHA domain-containing protein gives MSEQPSVPVEPADEAAFEGESTDTTSVYLPVLSDVVPADPKLGPEDIASIAALPHGSALLIAHHGPNAGARFLLDTDRVTVGRHPDAEIFLDDVTVSRKHAEFVRTPAGYELVDTGSLNGSYVNHDRVDRVLLKSGVEVQIGKFRLNYYPSPARPAGQD, from the coding sequence ATGTCTGAACAACCATCGGTCCCCGTCGAACCCGCAGACGAAGCCGCATTTGAGGGCGAGTCCACGGACACCACCTCGGTGTACCTTCCGGTCCTTTCCGACGTGGTGCCGGCCGACCCGAAACTGGGTCCGGAAGACATCGCGTCCATCGCGGCCCTGCCGCACGGATCCGCTCTGCTGATCGCGCACCACGGCCCGAACGCCGGGGCGCGCTTCCTGCTGGACACGGACCGTGTGACCGTCGGGCGTCATCCCGACGCCGAGATCTTCCTGGATGACGTCACCGTATCCCGTAAGCACGCGGAGTTCGTGCGCACCCCTGCGGGCTACGAACTGGTGGACACCGGCAGCCTGAACGGCAGCTACGTCAACCACGACCGCGTGGACCGGGTCCTGCTCAAGAGCGGAGTGGAAGTGCAGATCGGCAAGTTCCGGCTGAACTACTACCCGAGCCCGGCACGCCCGGCCGGCCAGGACTGA
- a CDS encoding GntR family transcriptional regulator: protein MSNTEIFEPESLRVTRQIRDEILDGVRLPGSKLVERDLAQELGVSRLPVREALRTLVSEGLVTPRPRTWAVVREFSASDVVDLNEVQAAFESLTFTLAAQRHNREGLRRLKDALDREFQAAEAGDAVRARRSGADFHEIVTSLAGNELLNELQGILSSRIRWLMGQHDDLIRVAEEHAALYEAIADRDVARTQVLIGQHMVSSRSQAIAKQASSADSHA, encoded by the coding sequence ATGTCCAACACGGAGATTTTCGAGCCGGAGTCCCTCCGCGTGACCCGTCAGATCCGCGACGAGATCCTCGACGGCGTGCGCCTGCCCGGCAGCAAGCTCGTGGAGCGGGATCTGGCCCAGGAACTGGGCGTCAGCCGTCTCCCGGTCCGCGAGGCTCTGCGGACGCTGGTGTCCGAAGGCCTCGTGACGCCGCGGCCCCGCACCTGGGCCGTGGTCCGGGAGTTCTCCGCGTCCGACGTCGTCGACCTCAATGAGGTGCAGGCCGCGTTCGAGTCCCTGACGTTCACCCTGGCCGCCCAGCGGCACAACCGTGAGGGGCTGCGGCGGCTCAAGGACGCGCTGGACCGCGAGTTCCAGGCGGCCGAGGCGGGCGACGCCGTGCGTGCCCGCCGTTCCGGCGCCGATTTCCACGAGATCGTCACATCGCTGGCCGGCAATGAGCTGCTCAACGAGCTCCAGGGCATCCTGAGCAGCCGGATCCGCTGGCTCATGGGCCAGCATGACGACCTCATCCGGGTGGCGGAGGAGCATGCGGCGCTCTACGAGGCGATCGCCGACCGCGACGTCGCCCGCACCCAGGTCCTGATCGGCCAGCACATGGTCAGCAGCCGGAGCCAGGCCATCGCGAAGCAGGCCTCGTCCGCGGACTCCCACGCCTGA
- a CDS encoding MerR family transcriptional regulator has protein sequence MALAQSGRRQGAAVVLNIGEVLAQLNEDFPGISASKIRFLEEKGLITPQRTPAGYRQYSEADVERLRFVLALQRDQYLPLKVIRDYLDAIDRGERPDNLPGGMKLSPKLVSEDPAEALRGRSRLLSESQLRAESGASVRLVKELLDYGIITHEGGQFDEYALQVTASCARLEAQGLEPRHLRPVLAAAEREFALIERAVAPLASRKDSGSRARTADAARELSGLLQDLHQAVIQGQISRLEK, from the coding sequence GTGGCACTTGCACAGTCCGGCCGGCGCCAAGGCGCCGCCGTCGTCCTGAACATCGGAGAAGTCCTCGCTCAGCTGAACGAGGACTTTCCCGGTATTTCCGCCTCCAAGATCCGTTTCCTGGAGGAGAAGGGGCTCATCACGCCCCAGCGGACCCCTGCCGGTTACCGCCAGTACAGCGAGGCCGACGTCGAGCGTCTGCGCTTCGTCCTGGCCCTGCAGCGGGATCAGTACCTGCCGCTCAAGGTGATCCGCGATTACCTCGACGCTATCGACCGCGGGGAGCGTCCGGACAACCTGCCGGGCGGCATGAAGCTCTCGCCCAAGCTGGTGTCCGAGGATCCCGCCGAAGCCCTGCGCGGCCGCTCGCGATTGCTGAGCGAGTCCCAGCTGCGTGCCGAGTCCGGAGCCAGTGTGCGCCTGGTCAAGGAACTTCTCGACTACGGGATCATCACCCATGAGGGCGGCCAGTTCGACGAGTACGCCCTCCAGGTGACCGCGAGCTGCGCCCGCCTGGAGGCTCAGGGTCTGGAGCCCCGCCACCTGCGGCCCGTGCTGGCGGCCGCCGAACGCGAGTTCGCCCTGATCGAGCGGGCTGTGGCGCCGCTGGCCTCGCGGAAGGACTCGGGCTCCCGCGCCCGCACCGCCGACGCCGCCCGTGAGCTGAGCGGTCTCCTGCAGGACCTTCACCAGGCCGTCATCCAGGGCCAGATCTCCCGATTGGAGAAGTGA